One genomic region from Populus nigra chromosome 8, ddPopNigr1.1, whole genome shotgun sequence encodes:
- the LOC133702234 gene encoding uncharacterized protein LOC133702234 yields the protein MPLTSAAADAFGVVTICLVAILILFGLLCIAYSFYLRSRVRSQGYFQLSYFSGPWIIRIIFILFVIWWGVGEIIRLSLLRRKGRVLNALDYKWQETVCKGYIVSNLGFAEPCLLLTLMFLLRAPLQKMESGILCRKWNGRTAVCVVLYCLPMFVLQLVAILIGPQLRKDKSISKRFPHYFTSAAHGMQNAAASNTALCTYPLLNTMLLGFFASALTVYLFWLGRRILKLVINKGLQKRVYTLIISVSSFLPLRILLLGLSVLSKPEHFLFEALAFSAFLALSCCAGVCICMLVYYPVADSLALGNLRDLELSRRYADEHNETISLDANQNHLEESAHLSPGRNSDASTKRGSISFRACQGGDETPPGPFVELSLFSPGRDATPPGSPPLLGWPMRPLVDPKTGQGQGTEFSW from the coding sequence ATGCCCCTGACGAGTGCTGCTGCCGATGCATTCGGTGTGGTGACAATTTGTCTAGTCGCTATTTTGATTCTATTTGGTTTGTTGTGCATTGCCTACTCATTTTACTTGCGTTCTCGTGTTCGTAGTCAAGGCTATTTCCAACTCAGTTATTTTAGTGGTCCCTGGATCATCCGGATCATATTTATTCTGTTTGTAATCTGGTGGGGTGTTGGTGAAATTATCCGGTTAAGTTTGTTGAGACGGAAGGGAAGAGTGTTGAATGCCCTTGACTACAAATGGCAGGAAACTGTCTGCAAAGGCTACATTGTCTCGAATTTGGGTTTTGCAGAGCCTTGCTTATTACTCACCCTCATGTTTCTCCTCCGGGCTCCCTTACAGAAGATGGAATCGGGAATTCTTTGTCGCAAGTGGAATGGAAGAACTGCTGTATGTGTTGTTCTCTATTGCCTTCCAATGTTTGTCCTTCAGCTGGTTGCTATACTAATTGGACCGCAACTACGCAAGGATAAGAGTATATCGAAAAggtttcctcattattttaccTCTGCTGCTCATGGGATGCAAAATGCTGCCGCCTCTAATACTGCGCTTTGCACTTACCCTTTATTGAATACAATGcttcttggtttttttgcttCTGCACTGACTGTCTACCTGTTTTGGCTTGGAAGGCGGATTTTGAAATTGGTCATCAATAAGGGTTTGCAGAAGAGAGTGTACACATTAATAATCTCAGTTTCAAGTTTCCTTCCATTGAGGATTCTCTTACTTGGACTATCTGTTTTATCTAAGCCAGAGCATTTTCTATTTGAAGCTCTTGCGTTCTCAGCCTTTCTTGCCCTCTCGTGCTGTGCTGGGGTGTGTATTTGCATGCTTGTTTACTATCCCGTTGCTGATTCTTTAGCACTGGGGAATCTTCGGGACCTGGAGTTAAGTAGAAGATATGCTGATGAGCACAATGAAACAATTTCCCTTGATGCAAACCAAAACCATCTAGAAGAAAGTGCTCATTTAAGCCCCGGCAGAAACTCTGACGCCTCAACTAAGCGCGGATCAATCTCTTTCAGGGCTTGCCAAGGAGGAGATGAGACTCCTCCAGGGCCATTTGTGGAGCTGAGCCTTTTTTCACCTGGTCGAGATGCAACTCCACCAGGTTCGCCTCCGCTGCTAGGCTGGCCTATGCGCCCCCTCGTGGACCCGAAGACTGGGCAAGGGCAAGGAACTGAGTTCTCGTGGTGA
- the LOC133701836 gene encoding uncharacterized protein LOC133701836 — protein MFERKISGNGFDEEQGEPSNYPVDKVDAGKPAPLTWQRKLDGDETVLSQFTLSLQEMLLMAPIGIRLWRHIREENARKRGGFYMDPFAKRNVTSCLGIPVGGIGSGSIGRSYKGEFQRWQLFPRICEEKPVLANQFSIFVSRSNGKKYSSVLCSRSPDVLEKAAGSGIESWDWNLKGNNSTYHALYPRAWTVYEGEPDPELRVVCRQISPIIPHNYKESSFPASVFTFKLYNSGKTSADVTLLFTWANSVGGVSEFSGQHLNSTKMMEDGVHCVLLNHKTANGLPSVSFAIAAQETPVVHVSKCPCFVISGNSQGVTAKEMWNEVKEHGSFDNLNSPGKLVPSEPGSSIGAAVAATSTVPPDGVCTVTFSLAWDCPDVKFGSGRTYHRRYTKFYGTHGDAAANIAHDAILEHGLWESEIEAWQRPILEDKRLPEWYPGTLFNELYYLNSGGTVWTDGSPPFRSLATIEGSKFSLDRAGSNLGHQGDTAVDILGRMTSALEEIHTPLTTNSAFGTNLLQEGEENVGQFLYLEGIEYHMWNTYDVHFYASFAFIMLFPKLQLSIQRDFAAAVMMHDPSMMPLLHDGQRVPRKVIGAVPHDIGIHDPWFEVNAYNLHNTDRWKDLNPKFVLQVYRDVIATGDEKFARAVWPSVYVAMAYMDQFDKDGDGMIENDGFPDQTYDTWSLSGVSAYCGGLWVAALQAASALAWEVGDKDSAEYFWCRFQKAKIVYGKLWNGSYFNYDNSGGINSSSIQADQLAGQWYARACGLSPIVDEDKARCALEKIYNYNVLKVQDGKRGAVNGMLPDGTVDLSCLQSREIWSGVTYAVAATMIQEGLTDMAFHTASGVYEAVWAEQGLGYSFQTPEGWNTTDQYRSLCYMRPLAIWAMQWALSRPELHRQEMKLQAEEDSLPVHHAGFAKVARFLKLPHAESSKSHFQSLFEYATNKFGYT, from the exons ATGTTTGAGAGAAAGATATCAGGGAATGGTTTTGATGAAGAACAAGGAGAACCTTCAAATTATCCGGTGGATAAG GTTGATGCTGGGAAACCTGCACCACTGACCTGGCAGCGGAAATTAGACGGTGATGAAACTGTCCTTTCGCAGTTCACTTTAAGTTTGCAAGAGATGCTTTTAATG GCCCCTATAGGTATTCGGCTATGGCGTCATATCCGAGAAGAAAATGCCAGAAAAAGG GGGGGTTTTTATATGGATCCATTTGCTAAGCGCAATGTGACATCTTGTCTTGGCATTCCAGTAGGTGGTATTGG TTCAGGAAGCATTGGAAGAAGTTACAAAGGTGAATTTCAGCGTTGGCAACTGTTCCCTAGAATATGCGAAGAAAAACCTGTTTTAGCAAATCAATTTTCT ATTTTTGTTTCGCGCTCAAATGGTAAAAAATATTCCAGTGTACTGTGCTCGAGGAGTCCAGATGTGCTTGA AAAAGCTGCAGGCTCAGGGATTGAATCTTGGGACTGGAATCTGAAGGGAAACAATTCCACATATCATGCTTTATACCCCAGGGCTTGGACTGTATATGAGG GTGAACCTGATCCAGAACTCAGGGTTGTTTGTCGTCAAATTTCACCAATTATTCCTCATAATTACAAAGAGAGCAGCTTCCCTGCATCAGTTTTTACCTTCAAG CTCTACAATTCTGGGAAGACTTCTGCAGATGTCACCTTGCTTTTCACATGGGCA AATTCTGTTGGAGGGGTTTCTGAATTTTCTGGTCAGCACCTCAACTCAACAAAAAT GATGGAGGATGGTGTACATTGTGTACTTCTGAATCACAA GACAGCAAACGGGCTTCCCTCGGTATCCTTTGCAATCGCTGCACAAGAGACTCCTGTTGTTCATGTCTCAAAATGTCCTTGCTTCGTGATATCTGGAAACTCACAAGGTGTCACAGCCAAAGAAATGTGGAATGAAGTAAAAGAG CATGGGTCTTTCGACAACCTCAACTCACCTGGAAAGCTGGTGCCTTCGGAACCAGGATCATCTATTGGGGCAGCCGTTGCAGCGACTTCAACAGTCCCACCAGATGGTGTATGTACAGTTACTTTTTCATTGGCATGGGACTGCCCTGATGTAAAATTTGGGAGTGGAAGGACTTACCACAG GCGTTACACAAAATTCTATGGTACTCATGGAGATGCTGCTGCAAATATTGCGCATGATGCTATTCTAG AACATGGCCTTTGGGAGTCAGAGATAGAAGCCTGGCAAAGACCAATTCTTGAAGACAAGAGACTTCCTGAATG GTATCCTGGCACTCTCTTTAATGAGCTCTATTATCTTAATTCAGGGGGGACAGTTTGGACAG aTGGATCCCCTCCATTCCGTAGCCTAGCAACTATTGAAGGAAGCAAGTTTTCTCTCGACAGGGCGGGTTCCAACCTGGGCCATCAAGGTGATACTGCTGTTGACATTCTTGGAAGGATGACTTCTGCACTTGAGGAAATCCACACTCCTTTAACAACCAATTCTGCTTTTGGAACTAATTTACtacaagaaggagaagaaaatgttGGTCAATTCCTTTATCTAGAAGGGATCGAGTATCACATGTGGAACACCTATGATGTTCACTTTTATGCATCTTTCGCCTTCATTATGCTGTTTCCCAAACTTCAGCTCAGCATTCAAAGGGACTTTGCAGCGGCAGTTATGATGCATGATCCCAGTATGATGCCACTGCTACACGATGGGCAGCGTGTCCCCAGAAAGGTTATTGGAGCTGTCCCTCATGACATTGGGATCCATGACCCATGGTTTGAAGTAAATGCCTATAACCTCCACAACACTGATCGCTGGAAAGACTTGAATCCAAAATTCGTTCTCCAGGTTTACAGGGATGTAATTGCCACTGGAGACGAGAAGTTTGCACGGGCTGTTTGGCCATCAGTTTATGTTGCAATGGCTTATATGGATCAGTTTGACAAGGATGGTGATGGGATGATTGAGAATGATGGCTTTCCTGATCAGACATATGATACGTGGTCTTTGTCAGGTGTTAGTGCATATTGTGGTGGGCTATGGGTGGCAGCCTTACAGGCTGCATCAGCCCTGGCATGGGAAGTAGGAGACAAGGATTCGGCAGAATATTTTTGGTGTAGGTTTCAGAAGGCAAAGATTGTGTATGGCAAGTTATGGAATGGTTCTTACTTCAATTATGACAACAGCGGTGGTATCAATAGCTCATCCATTCAAGCTGATCAATTGGCCGGACAATG GTACGCACGAGCATGCGGACTTTCACCTATTGTTGACGAGGACAAAGCTCGATGTGCACTGGAGAAGATTTATAATTACAACGTCCTGAAGGTGCAGGATGGGAAACGAGGGGCCGTAAATGGGATGCTACCTGATGGAACAGTTGACTTGTCATGCCTACAGTCAAGAGAAATATGGTCCGGGGTCACATACGCAGTTGCTGCAACCATGATCCAGGAAGGCTTGACAGATATGGCATTTCATACTGCTAGTGGAGTCTACGAGGCTGTGTGGGCTGAACAAGGACTTGG ATATTCCTTTCAAACTCCTGAAGGTTGGAACACCACTGACCAGTATAGATCCTTATGCTACATGCGGCCTTTGGCCATCTGGGCAATGCAGTGGGCCTTATCAAGACCGGAACTTCACCGGCAGGAAATGAAATTACAAGCCGAGGAAGACTCTCTGCCTGTGCACCATGCTGGCTTCGCCAAAGTTGCTCGTTTTCTCAAGTTGCCTCATGCCGAATCATCTAAAAGCCATTTCCAATCCTTGTTTGAGTATGCTACCAACAAGT